Genomic window (Acomys russatus chromosome 2, mAcoRus1.1, whole genome shotgun sequence):
CAGTTTTTCTTAGAAAAGGCTTTATCTATCCCATCAGTGTGATGCAAGAAGTCCATCTGTCATTTTCTAAGATGGAGCTGTCTCATCTGGAAAGGATGACCTGATGATGCGTAGCTTGGTGTTTCTGTGTTAAGTGTGCTtctgtacataaacacacatgtgcaagacTGGTGCTCTCACACGCCAAGGCGTGTATGACTTTGGGGGGCCTGGCGTGGGTAGTTCAGATTGGTCTATGCGAGAATGAAACACCTACATGTGTTCAGGTAGAAATGCtcagcttttcttctctctctttttttccctttcccagagTAAAGTAAAAATTAGGGCAAGCAAGGAAAAGAATTAAATTGGAAGTGGGTAACATTCTCCCCCTTAGTTAATAAAGGAAGTAATAAACTCCATAAAGTAGTAGAGTTAAGATCACTAACACGTCAGCCTGACAGCTTTTTACCAGGAATTTACAACTCTCGTTTTAATTCAAGCAGCCTGCATTAGGACATAAAATGTAGGTATTTTTTAAGCATAGTTTTATGCGAaatgactgaagaaaaaaattgtcttttcCTAAAATGTAGTCTTTGTTCCACTGACTTGGCATGCCTACCTCTCAAGTACACATGTCTCGGCACTTGAGAACCGAGGTCACCAGatctcctttaaattttttttcaattttttttattataatgtattcagatcacatcctgattgttatcctctcatttgCATCTTCCGGTTCCCACCCTCCTGtcctcctttaaaaatgttaacataGTAATTTCTTTGGCAAGTGCAACCTTCTTTCATAGACTGCCGTATTCATCTCTCTGAAGGTCCTGAGAGTCTTATGGGGGAACACATTGCACTATTCTTGAGGAGCCAGCCTTAGGAGACCGAAAGGATGACATGCATTGCAGCTCAACCTAGTGTGAAGATCAGCAGCAAAGTCTCTCCTTGTCTCTGGAAACACGGAACAAACAACACTTAAAGCTAGACAGCTGGTAGACGCTTTTCACCTGAGCAGGAAGGTTCCATGGGTGAATAAAGGGGGCCTGTGAGAGTTACATGGGTGAACGTGAACGTGGGTGGGTAGGCTCACACCCTCTTCTACCGTAAGGACTGACTGTAAAAACAAGGATCTCAAATGAGATTTCACGTAAGAAAGAATCACAGCAAAAAAGCCTATCAGAGGGCACAATCGGTTTTGGTGgcccagaaacagaaagcaggaaCAAACAACCCTTCCCAAAGGTTGCCGCCATAAAACGTACTGCCTAGGTACTAAGGGCATGCCGCCTTTTGTATTCCACCAGGATTGTCAAGGCAATGCTAGGAGGAAGCCTGGCATGGTCCTTTCTAGGGAAGGCAGGAATAGAGGCTGTTTGGAAGCATTTTCAATTTGTAGTGGGAGCCCCAGAGTCACAAGAGACTTAATAGGAACATCCCCGCTACAGAAAGTCTAAAATATCTCTTTGCACATGGCAAGGACAATTGTTTGCTGGCCACTGTGCTGTCTCTGTGGCACATGGGCCTTGAAGATGGCGGCAGGGAAGGCTGCAGCTCTTGTGGAGGAGTGAAAGGTCAGCAGAGGTTTAAATGAGCTTGTCTTGCATCCAGCTGGGCCAGCAGGAGGTCATTAGGAAGATCCAAGGCTCACTTTAGGCTTGACAGAGTCTCTCCCCATGATACAAGGAGACAGTTTTTGCTCATTGCTCCTCTCCCAGTGTATAAAAAGAACCCCGGGGACAGGAATGACACCGAAGTTTATCTTACTACCAAAGTTTTGCTTGAGGAGGGCACAACCAGCAATTACTCAGGAGGGagatttactttgtttgtttgctttgatggAAAGTAATGGAGAGCAGTACAAAAGGCCTATTGATCTGCTGGCTCTATTGTGATACCCAACTGAGGAACACTAGGGGAACCGTCTCTGAAGGTTTAAGAGGCAGAAGGCCTACACAACTCCACTTTATGAAGAATTTGGGGAACAGAGACGGGAGATTTGATTGGGTACCATGTAGGAAATGAAGCAGTTATCTATTAAGAGGCTCTCCTCTGAGGATTAACACACTATTTGACAGCTAATTACATTAGGGCACATACACTAATAGTTCGCTTGAATTGGTGCTAAGTGGCTCATTTCTTGCAGGTATCGCCTGGCATTTATTGGAAAGCTCTCTCTATAAAAGTTCCCTATAAGTTTCCAAACATAGAGAATGATCGGAAAAAAAATGGATGTTGCTATGCTGAGAAGGTGGTAACAGGAGGCAGGTAACGTGCATTCACATCTTCACCTCTGTTGTTAATATATGCAGTGGCTCCTCGGAGTAGCTCATGTTAATTTATTCCTGCACACCTGTACAGGGCTAGAAGTCAGGTAATAAGACAAGCAAAAACTATACATCTCTGCTGTTTAGCTATGGCTACCCAGAGGCCTATACAATAACAAATTTAGTTCTGGAGACATCAGCAGGTTTTAACAAACCAAATACAGATGTCTTACTCCATACAGATCAAGAAGTTTACATGTTTAAAGCTGAACTGATTTAACTAACAATCAAAGAGAAAGTTCACACTTGGGATCAATGGCTgcctcatatttatttataaatcacCCTAGGCAggtgtcattttgttttaaattttgttcatcTGGCTGAACCAACCTCCGCACACCTTAAAGATCAAGAAGAGATGCTTACCTTCCTGATAAAATCCACAACAGACTTCAGCAATTACTGCAGGATGGTGACAAGTAAGGAGGGAGGGCAAAGGCCACAAAGATGACAAGTGCTTTCTACACAGACCATCTAGTTtctgaaagtctttattttaactggcagttttaaaatttccaatcaccaaaacaaatgcaaataaaacaacacactAGGGAATGATGAGGAAAGTcagagagatggacagatgtGGATTTGCCTGTTGGTGTGCCTGCCCCCTAATCTGAATAAAAGTCAATGTATAGGTTTCTCTTATACATAGGTAAGTGGCCAGCGAACCACCCTAGGGATCAAATACTAAGTCAGAGAGTGAGAAATGAGCACAGGTAAACTAAGTTCTGCTGAGCGCAACTACCACACTTTTATGAACACTGCTGCTCCAGGCCGAAGTGTCTCATGTGCATAGTTCTACAACCCAGGCTCCTGTTCCCTGACAGAAACACAactcagcaggaaaaaaatcaagggatGAATAAGGAAGAAATCTGACAATCATCTTTAAGCATCAGAGCTCTTCACAGAGGAAATGATTTGCATTTCACTCAGTCACTCAGAATAAAGGTCATTCCCACAGCTAGTTAGTGATTAGGTGAGTGGGCTCGTTTTAGCTTGCCCCTTGTCATTAATGTGGAATGGTCCTCCTGACTTCTGAATTGATCAAATACACCATTATTGACAAGTGTACACAGAAGGACACCTTTGATAACGCTGCTGTCTATTGTCATGTCTGACAAACCTTGCATGTGTGTCCTTCTCTCGCTGTGAAACCTAAAGCATAGCACTTACCATCTTTCTAACTCCATCTTACGCACAAGCTTATTAgaagacccacacacacaccccttgtgtTTGTACACTCGCCATTAGAAGCTGCTTCCAACTCCTATAAGGTATTGCAGTCTGGAGGACAAGTCATTGgtgaacagaagaaaagaggaaaccgTTTTACGTTTTATTACAGGTGTCCTAGGAGCTCTGCGCACTCCAGCTATCAGAGGCAGACTTTCTCCAATCGTGCGTCCCCTCTGGTGCTTTATTTGTACAAGGCAGACACTGTGGAGTCAAGGGTGGATGAAGCTAGGCTTCTTCAGAATAGAAAGAAATGGTTTGGAGAGAAGAGGACTGAAGACGAAGAAGGGCTTCTTGGAAAAGTCTCTTGGCTAAAGAGAAAGGTAAGAAACTCCTCATTCTTTTAAGGCATTCCAGCTGATTATAGGAAGACATTAAGATCATGGGCTTTCTGGAGTTTGTGTAGGAGTAAAAGAGAAGATCCCAAAAGATAAGTCTAGGAACAGACAGAGCTGAGACCTGAGGGTCTGCACAAGGGGCCACACCACCAGTGGACTCACTGATGGGATGATGCGAAGTCTGAAAGAGGAATTAAATTATGTTCCAAAGTCAACAGTGCCAAGATTCAGGAAGAGGCTGGAAACTCGATGGCATTACCATTACCATATCTTGTTATTTTGATGACAGTTTCATATCACTATGTTAATTTAAGTCATCATGTCAACAGGATGAATATTTTCCTGTGACAAAAATTAAATGCCAAACTTAAAAGTAttagttttatttagtttggcaTCAAAAgatctgtgtatttatttagaaAGCCAAATTTCaagtaagaataaaaaatttGCGCTTTataatatctttttcaatttgcACTTTGTCATTTATTATGTGATAAAACTCGAAATGAAGATGAGGTATAATGTGTCAATGTCTTTTGAAACAGCTCATCTGTACTCCTGTTGTACTTAGAAGACTACTGGTCTACCTTCCTGTGGGGCTGACACTGGCTAATCTCCTAAGCCCTTACAATAAAACTGGCAAGTAAAATATCCTTTTTCTGTCTGTAAATATTTTCCCTCTGACAAATTCTATCTCAATTGCACCTCCTTTTGtcttgggacacacacacagtagcactTGTGTTTTCTAGTCACTGTCCATCACTAAAAGCACCAGGCTTGGATCCTTATCCTTAGCTATTTATTCCAGTGTTATGAACTGCGCTGTTTCCAGCAAACTAAAATGTGAAAGGAATTCATGCAAATAAGCTTAAATGTTGGCTTGTCTTCAAACACtccattttcataaatattttatgtaagttTTCACAaatcttttgtatttgttaaaaAATTTCAACGAAAAAAATTTCAATGCATTAACCTTATCATCACTAATATACTATCTGAAATCTGAAACAATGTTATTATAAATTTGGAATGGGTGCTAATAGTCCTAAAGTATAGGTATTTTATCTGGCGTTCTGTGGCACTGGCAATCAGAGCTTGTAACTGGAAATAACTGTAACATCCcgcccccttttaaaaaatagaaccaGAATAGTGGAAGTaggaaatcaatttttaaaaacccagaattTAGCCCCTTCTGtaccagtaaaaagaaaaaaaaatatgtatattcattaaaaaataggACTGGTCtttcatatatgaaaatgtttcaaAGACAAGTCACTATTTTACACtgacacctcttttttttttttttttttttttttttttttaagattaagaCAGGGTTTTAGCACCCAGCCCACACTGGGGTCTAGCTGACTCTCCTCAGCTCCTCGCAAGTGTCGTGATTACAGATTGTGCAGTTCTATCAGTCCCAGTGGCACTTTCATTACCGTCTGCTTTTCAAAGACCTGAATAGAACTAATAAACTCTAgaataggctggtggatctttggaaacttcattaattattttttctctctctatatatttaaaaCGACTAGATAAAATTTTATctggaaatattatttaaaaagttacGGTAGAGCCAAAATGCACATATCCCCTGAAGTAGGAAACACTGGGTGATGTATGACCCGAGTCGGGCAGGGTATATGTAAAAGACTTACTCAAAGGCCCATCTTCCACAAGCTAAGTGTCACCTTGCTGCCTACCATTGAACAACCACCTTGACAGCCCATTCGCATTGTAATAGAATTAATACAGCCCACGATAGGTTAGGAACAGCTGCTTCTGCTTAAATCCCATGGTCTCAGAGCTCCGGCTACATAACTGGAGAGTGGTGTCATATGAGGGCATAATATATTCTAACTGATCCTAGCATATGAACTTAGGCATGTCCCCACTTCTGTGGCAAAGCCTCACAGCAGattacattttaaacatgtgCAATTGGACACTATGGAGTTGAAATAGAGAAACCTACCCCCACCATACTGTTTTCTCCTGTCAACAACTGGGCCTCATTGTCTTCTGGTAGTTTCACGATTCTTAGAGAATGTTTTGGACACACCAAATGCTCATGAAAGGAATGGTGACATTTCTGGTTATGCCTGCGGTAACGCAGGCTGTCTCCATGTCCTGGACCTATGCGTCTTTCCATCTAAATATCTGTTTCTAGATTGGATAAATGTGCTTCTGAGGATAATATATAGGTTTAATTTAAAGGCCACAAGGCAAAGCAgaagagtgtgtatatgtgtggatatgcgtgtgtgtgtgtgtgtgtgtgtgtgtgtgtgtgtgtgtgtgtgttttatgacaGAGTGGTGGCTTTTAAGGAAAGGTTCATAGGGAGGCAAGGAACTGTGTACCGCTAACTTATTCACATACAGATGCATGGAAACAtacgtgtacacatacatatacacatacacagagaaacaatggcGTGCACTGCCAGGTAAGATGACATGACCCTGCATGCTTAATTATGACAAGCACTGACTGCACAAATCCTTCACAGGCACAGCAGTTTGGTGATCACGTGGCCAATTTGGGCAATCCTTACAGTGCATCAAAAACATCTAACTGTCAAGCCCACCGTGACTGAACTGTACCTCCACCCTCATCAGGAGCAGCCAATGAAGATTTACTGACCTGTCTCTGCTTCGACGGGAGGGGAAGGCAGCGTTGCAGCCAGCCACTGTGCACACGTGCATCTCCTTTAAGTGAACGTTCCTGTAATGAAGCTTCACGCTGTAGGAGCTTTTGAAGCTCTTCTTGCACACGTAACAGATTTTGGGGTCTGGACTGGAACACAGGTCCCCTTCAGGAGAGAACTTTTGCGGGCTTCCATAATTCAGAGAGGACGCGAAACTCTCGTGCAGGGCAGCCATGCTGGCACCCCCACCGTTGTATAGTCCGTACTGGCTCATGTAAAACATGTCGTAGGTGGGGTCTGCGAATTCTTCCTTTACCTTGATGATGTCCTGGTGAGACGGCTCGCTGTGGTTCTCATCGGGCCTCTCGCTGTTCATCAGGACTTTTTCGCTCACCTCGCTGTGAAGGTGCTCATCCCCTTCCATGGATTCCTCACCGAGTTTAGGCTCTGAAGACTCCGACTCATTCTCATAGTCCCGCTCGGGCTCCGGGTCCTCAGATGTCATACTGTCAGCCCTTCCTATTTCAGTTCTTGAAATGCACCGGGCTCTATTATGCTTAGAAAAGTCCTTCACAGACATGCCTGGGCTCATCTCCTCTTGAGAATGGCAATGATTGTCATGGCTCATGTCGTTGACCACAGTCCCACCGTCGTTAGggtcatcatcttcatcatcaaaCTCGTCAGCTGTATCAATGATTTCCTTCTCAATTTTGACAGGCATGCTTGACTTCCTAGGCTTTTTCTTAGGTGCCAGGTCAGCACTGGGCTCATGAGTACCCATCATGACTGCTGGCACTATTGGCTCAGAGGGTGGAGGGGGGTGCTGCTCTATGGTACCACTGGTTGGAATGATGGGACTAGTTGGGAGGGAGGTTGGAGGACTCACCATTTCCCCTGGCGTGAGTAAACTTCTATAAAAAGGAGGAACTGGCTGTACAGTCTTTAGCCCAGAAAATACCAGCTGGCTAGGGAGAGGGTTCTGTAAGACAGGGTCTAGTGGAGGAGTGGTAAAACCCATTGGGGGCCGCCCAGGACTTGTGAGTGTAAGGTTGGATTTTGTACTTGCTATGACTGGAGTGGCAGCTCCCGACGTTGCTCGAATTAAATCCTTGTCTCGGTTGTTCCTTAGCATGGGCATGTGAAGGCGGGGATTGGGGTTCGCGCTGTGGCGATTCCGGCTTCGAAGGGAACTAAAGACCATGTTGCAACCTTCAATGGTGCATCGATGTTTAATCTTCAGGTGAACAGCGTTGTAGTGTATCTTGAGAGTACCTTTGTCATAGAATGTCTTCCCACAAGCATTACAGAACACCCTCCCTTTCCTCGAGGCTGACCCCATCCTTCTCATACGGTGGATCCGGAAGGAGCTCTTTGGGTGTTCACTCTTGCTCAGGTCACTGATGGGGGCAGAATTCTGGATGGGGGAGACACATGCTGGCTCGGTTTTGGGTTCTACATTAGTGATGCTAGTCAGGGCGTTTCTATTGGGTGTCTGGTCACTCTTGTACGGTGTTGGGGACACTTCAGACTCACTGCTCTCATTGTACTCATTCTGGGTTGAAATGCTCGGCTCCCGTAGCCTCAGTCCGGGCTGCTCTAAAAGCAGGCCATTGGGAGGCAAGCCTAACAGTGGGGCCGAGACAGGGTTTATATACTGGAATGGAAGCAGAAATGCAAGGCTGTTTGGTATGTTTTCAAAATGATGAATGCTGGAAGGATTGCTGTTCTCTAAGTGGGCAAGGAGGCTAGGACTCCTGGTGCGATTATTGCTCTCGATGAAAGTCCTGATATCCGAGTCCGTCTTTGAAGATGGTACAGCCACGGCCTGCCCTTCTTTCTCCTGAATTGCCATCAGCTCCACAATGGATTTGGTTTCCCCAAACCGCAGAAACTGCTGAAGGGTGATGATTTCCTCTTCTCGAGACATGATAGCCCAGCGGTCCAGTACTTTGCCAGCAGCGTCCTACAGGCCacatcaaagaaacaacaaagacaaacacaaagactTATTGATTGTGCATAATTATTCAGTGCAACTGAAGGTGCTCTGGCAGCTTCTGAAACACAGAGCGCAGGAGCAGAAAATGGCATGCAAGCGGTGTTAATAAAAGTTAACACACGAAGCAAACTTTTCTGCCATGCAAATGTAGCAATTACAGTCACAGTTATAGAAACAGATTGAGTTTAATAatgtcaaagcaaacaaaatgtagACCACTGGGGCTCTGTGATCTAAAATGCCTTCAGTACCGGCATTTGAACAACAATGATCTATGCTACTATTTAGCATATATTAGTATAAGATGTGAACTCTTGCTGTGCAACCTagtataaacaacaacaacaacaaaaattgtacCCTAATCTTTGTTAAATCATGACACCATAGGAAAAAATTAAGTATAGTTCATGAAAATGTACTTCTTCGACTCAAGCAGACATGACACTGGATTCAAGGATGGGAGATTCCTTTAAATGGGAGTCATGTGTCTTTcggaaaaaaataagtagaatagCATCTCCCCCCTCATAACTCCATCATTCCCCTGcccattgtctttttaaaatggctGTATTTTAATGCTGGCTAAGGGTAGGCAATTTCATGAGGTGGAATAAAGGAAGCGTCACTCGTGAAAGGCACTTTTCTCTTCTTGAAAACTGGTTGTAATCCAGCCATTGAAAGTGGGAGGTACACTTAAAGTATACGGCATTTTAGGATTTTGTTGTAAAGGACAGGAATAGCTATTTGAAAAGCAAGCACGTGATGGCTTTAAATAGAA
Coding sequences:
- the Bnc2 gene encoding zinc finger protein basonuclin-2 isoform X1 encodes the protein MINKRDSWVLETNDRISRNAQGELMDCRAWLARFVPSPPPNCLSYKSEGRLGDQDWQTHFKVPCCGVDASQLESEEAEVDVRERDTQRDREPKRARDLTLRDSCADNSMQFGTRTTAAEPGFMGTWQNADTNLLFRMSQQVSLACAGRVLGADFCPSLEEPDQRLEVQAIRCTLVNCTCECFQPGKINLRTCDQCKHGWVAHALDKLSTQHLYHPTQVEIVQSNVVFDISSLMLYGTQAVPVRLKILLDRLFSVLKQEEVLHILHGLGWTLRDYVRGYILQDAAGKVLDRWAIMSREEEIITLQQFLRFGETKSIVELMAIQEKEGQAVAVPSSKTDSDIRTFIESNNRTRSPSLLAHLENSNPSSIHHFENIPNSLAFLLPFQYINPVSAPLLGLPPNGLLLEQPGLRLREPSISTQNEYNESSESEVSPTPYKSDQTPNRNALTSITNVEPKTEPACVSPIQNSAPISDLSKSEHPKSSFRIHRMRRMGSASRKGRVFCNACGKTFYDKGTLKIHYNAVHLKIKHRCTIEGCNMVFSSLRSRNRHSANPNPRLHMPMLRNNRDKDLIRATSGAATPVIASTKSNLTLTSPGRPPMGFTTPPLDPVLQNPLPSQLVFSGLKTVQPVPPFYRSLLTPGEMVSPPTSLPTSPIIPTSGTIEQHPPPPSEPIVPAVMMGTHEPSADLAPKKKPRKSSMPVKIEKEIIDTADEFDDEDDDPNDGGTVVNDMSHDNHCHSQEEMSPGMSVKDFSKHNRARCISRTEIGRADSMTSEDPEPERDYENESESSEPKLGEESMEGDEHLHSEVSEKVLMNSERPDENHSEPSHQDIIKVKEEFADPTYDMFYMSQYGLYNGGGASMAALHESFASSLNYGSPQKFSPEGDLCSSPDPKICYVCKKSFKSSYSVKLHYRNVHLKEMHVCTVAGCNAAFPSRRSRDRHSANINLHRKLLTKELDDMGLDSSQPTLSKDLRDEFLMKIYGAQHPLGLDVREDASSPAGTEDSHLNGYGRGMAEDYMVLDLSTTSSLQSSSSIHSSRESDAGSDEGILLDDTDGASDSGESAHKAEAPTLPSTLGAEVSGSLMFSSLSGSNGGIMCNICHKMYSNKGTLRVHYKTVHLREMHKCKVPGCNMMFSSVRSRNRHSQNPNLHKNIPFTSID
- the Bnc2 gene encoding zinc finger protein basonuclin-2 isoform X5 yields the protein MQFGTRTTAAEPGFMGTWQNADTNLLFRMSQQVSLACAGRVLGADFCPSLEEPDQRLEVQAIRCTLVNCTCECFQPGKINLRTCDQCKHGWVAHALDKLSTQHLYHPTQVEIVQSNVVFDISSLMLYGTQAVPVRLKILLDRLFSVLKQEEVLHILHGLGWTLRDYVRGYILQDAAGKVLDRWAIMSREEEIITLQQFLRFGETKSIVELMAIQEKEGQAVAVPSSKTDSDIRTFIESNNRTRSPSLLAHLENSNPSSIHHFENIPNSLAFLLPFQYINPVSAPLLGLPPNGLLLEQPGLRLREPSISTQNEYNESSESEVSPTPYKSDQTPNRNALTSITNVEPKTEPACVSPIQNSAPISDLSKSEHPKSSFRIHRMRRMGSASRKGRVFCNACGKTFYDKGTLKIHYNAVHLKIKHRCTIEGCNMVFSSLRSRNRHSANPNPRLHMPMLRNNRDKDLIRATSGAATPVIASTKSNLTLTSPGRPPMGFTTPPLDPVLQNPLPSQLVFSGLKTVQPVPPFYRSLLTPGEMVSPPTSLPTSPIIPTSGTIEQHPPPPSEPIVPAVMMGTHEPSADLAPKKKPRKSSMPVKIEKEIIDTADEFDDEDDDPNDGGTVVNDMSHDNHCHSQEEMSPGMSVKDFSKHNRARCISRTEIGRADSMTSEDPEPERDYENESESSEPKLGEESMEGDEHLHSEVSEKVLMNSERPDENHSEPSHQDIIKVKEEFADPTYDMFYMSQYGLYNGGGASMAALHESFASSLNYGSPQKFSPEGDLCSSPDPKICYVCKKSFKSSYSVKLHYRNVHLKEMHVCTVAGCNAAFPSRRSRDRHSANINLHRKLLTKELDDMGLDSSQPTLSKDLRDEFLMKIYGAQHPLGLDVREDASSPAGTEDSHLNGYGRGMAEDYMVLDLSTTSSLQSSSSIHSSRESDAGSDEGILLDDTDGASDSGESAHKAEAPTLPSTLGAEVSGSLMFSSLSGSNGGIMCNICHKMYSNKGTLRVHYKTVHLREMHKCKVPGCNMMFSSVRSRNRHSQNPNLHKNIPFTSID
- the Bnc2 gene encoding zinc finger protein basonuclin-2 isoform X4; translation: MINKRDSWVLETNDRISRNAQGELMDCRAWLARFVPSPPPNCLSYKSEGRLGDQDWQTHFKVPCCGVDASQLEAIRCTLVNCTCECFQPGKINLRTCDQCKHGWVAHALDKLSTQHLYHPTQVEIVQSNVVFDISSLMLYGTQAVPVRLKILLDRLFSVLKQEEVLHILHGLGWTLRDYVRGYILQDAAGKVLDRWAIMSREEEIITLQQFLRFGETKSIVELMAIQEKEGQAVAVPSSKTDSDIRTFIESNNRTRSPSLLAHLENSNPSSIHHFENIPNSLAFLLPFQYINPVSAPLLGLPPNGLLLEQPGLRLREPSISTQNEYNESSESEVSPTPYKSDQTPNRNALTSITNVEPKTEPACVSPIQNSAPISDLSKSEHPKSSFRIHRMRRMGSASRKGRVFCNACGKTFYDKGTLKIHYNAVHLKIKHRCTIEGCNMVFSSLRSRNRHSANPNPRLHMPMLRNNRDKDLIRATSGAATPVIASTKSNLTLTSPGRPPMGFTTPPLDPVLQNPLPSQLVFSGLKTVQPVPPFYRSLLTPGEMVSPPTSLPTSPIIPTSGTIEQHPPPPSEPIVPAVMMGTHEPSADLAPKKKPRKSSMPVKIEKEIIDTADEFDDEDDDPNDGGTVVNDMSHDNHCHSQEEMSPGMSVKDFSKHNRARCISRTEIGRADSMTSEDPEPERDYENESESSEPKLGEESMEGDEHLHSEVSEKVLMNSERPDENHSEPSHQDIIKVKEEFADPTYDMFYMSQYGLYNGGGASMAALHESFASSLNYGSPQKFSPEGDLCSSPDPKICYVCKKSFKSSYSVKLHYRNVHLKEMHVCTVAGCNAAFPSRRSRDRHSANINLHRKLLTKELDDMGLDSSQPTLSKDLRDEFLMKIYGAQHPLGLDVREDASSPAGTEDSHLNGYGRGMAEDYMVLDLSTTSSLQSSSSIHSSRESDAGSDEGILLDDTDGASDSGESAHKAEAPTLPSTLGAEVSGSLMFSSLSGSNGGIMCNICHKMYSNKGTLRVHYKTVHLREMHKCKVPGCNMMFSSVRSRNRHSQNPNLHKNIPFTSID
- the Bnc2 gene encoding zinc finger protein basonuclin-2 isoform X7; the encoded protein is MAIRCTLVNCTCECFQPGKINLRTCDQCKHGWVAHALDKLSTQHLYHPTQVEIVQSNVVFDISSLMLYGTQAVPVRLKILLDRLFSVLKQEEVLHILHGLGWTLRDYVRGYILQDAAGKVLDRWAIMSREEEIITLQQFLRFGETKSIVELMAIQEKEGQAVAVPSSKTDSDIRTFIESNNRTRSPSLLAHLENSNPSSIHHFENIPNSLAFLLPFQYINPVSAPLLGLPPNGLLLEQPGLRLREPSISTQNEYNESSESEVSPTPYKSDQTPNRNALTSITNVEPKTEPACVSPIQNSAPISDLSKSEHPKSSFRIHRMRRMGSASRKGRVFCNACGKTFYDKGTLKIHYNAVHLKIKHRCTIEGCNMVFSSLRSRNRHSANPNPRLHMPMLRNNRDKDLIRATSGAATPVIASTKSNLTLTSPGRPPMGFTTPPLDPVLQNPLPSQLVFSGLKTVQPVPPFYRSLLTPGEMVSPPTSLPTSPIIPTSGTIEQHPPPPSEPIVPAVMMGTHEPSADLAPKKKPRKSSMPVKIEKEIIDTADEFDDEDDDPNDGGTVVNDMSHDNHCHSQEEMSPGMSVKDFSKHNRARCISRTEIGRADSMTSEDPEPERDYENESESSEPKLGEESMEGDEHLHSEVSEKVLMNSERPDENHSEPSHQDIIKVKEEFADPTYDMFYMSQYGLYNGGGASMAALHESFASSLNYGSPQKFSPEGDLCSSPDPKICYVCKKSFKSSYSVKLHYRNVHLKEMHVCTVAGCNAAFPSRRSRDRHSANINLHRKLLTKELDDMGLDSSQPTLSKDLRDEFLMKIYGAQHPLGLDVREDASSPAGTEDSHLNGYGRGMAEDYMVLDLSTTSSLQSSSSIHSSRESDAGSDEGILLDDTDGASDSGESAHKAEAPTLPSTLGAEVSGSLMFSSLSGSNGGIMCNICHKMYSNKGTLRVHYKTVHLREMHKCKVPGCNMMFSSVRSRNRHSQNPNLHKNIPFTSID
- the Bnc2 gene encoding zinc finger protein basonuclin-2 isoform X3 — its product is MARFVPSPPPNCLSYKSEGRLGDQDWQTHFKVPCCGVDASQLESEEAEVDVRERDTQRDREPKRARDLTLRDSCADNSMQFGTRTTAAEPGFMGTWQNADTNLLFRMSQQVSLACAGRVLGADFCPSLEEPDQRLEVQAIRCTLVNCTCECFQPGKINLRTCDQCKHGWVAHALDKLSTQHLYHPTQVEIVQSNVVFDISSLMLYGTQAVPVRLKILLDRLFSVLKQEEVLHILHGLGWTLRDYVRGYILQDAAGKVLDRWAIMSREEEIITLQQFLRFGETKSIVELMAIQEKEGQAVAVPSSKTDSDIRTFIESNNRTRSPSLLAHLENSNPSSIHHFENIPNSLAFLLPFQYINPVSAPLLGLPPNGLLLEQPGLRLREPSISTQNEYNESSESEVSPTPYKSDQTPNRNALTSITNVEPKTEPACVSPIQNSAPISDLSKSEHPKSSFRIHRMRRMGSASRKGRVFCNACGKTFYDKGTLKIHYNAVHLKIKHRCTIEGCNMVFSSLRSRNRHSANPNPRLHMPMLRNNRDKDLIRATSGAATPVIASTKSNLTLTSPGRPPMGFTTPPLDPVLQNPLPSQLVFSGLKTVQPVPPFYRSLLTPGEMVSPPTSLPTSPIIPTSGTIEQHPPPPSEPIVPAVMMGTHEPSADLAPKKKPRKSSMPVKIEKEIIDTADEFDDEDDDPNDGGTVVNDMSHDNHCHSQEEMSPGMSVKDFSKHNRARCISRTEIGRADSMTSEDPEPERDYENESESSEPKLGEESMEGDEHLHSEVSEKVLMNSERPDENHSEPSHQDIIKVKEEFADPTYDMFYMSQYGLYNGGGASMAALHESFASSLNYGSPQKFSPEGDLCSSPDPKICYVCKKSFKSSYSVKLHYRNVHLKEMHVCTVAGCNAAFPSRRSRDRHSANINLHRKLLTKELDDMGLDSSQPTLSKDLRDEFLMKIYGAQHPLGLDVREDASSPAGTEDSHLNGYGRGMAEDYMVLDLSTTSSLQSSSSIHSSRESDAGSDEGILLDDTDGASDSGESAHKAEAPTLPSTLGAEVSGSLMFSSLSGSNGGIMCNICHKMYSNKGTLRVHYKTVHLREMHKCKVPGCNMMFSSVRSRNRHSQNPNLHKNIPFTSID